A genomic window from Cupriavidus basilensis includes:
- the tsaB gene encoding tRNA (adenosine(37)-N6)-threonylcarbamoyltransferase complex dimerization subunit type 1 TsaB, with the protein MSWILALETSTEWCSVALGRIADGGALECLVRHEHTGPRSSSRVLPAAGELLAEAGIALSDCAAIAFGAGPGSFTGLRTACGVAQGLAFGADLPVIPVNSLMACAERVRLGGQGVPALPPDVSVLVALDARMDEAYAGAFRWDGAAQSWQSATDMQVCPPEAVSLPSGPFWLAGSAAAVFGERLTATALALRSVPEALPAAPALVSIALRALARNETVAPCDAMPIYLRDKVAQTIAERQAVAAQRAATAAGEQP; encoded by the coding sequence ATGTCCTGGATTCTTGCACTTGAAACCTCCACCGAGTGGTGTTCCGTCGCGCTCGGGCGCATTGCCGATGGCGGCGCCCTGGAGTGCCTGGTTCGTCATGAACACACCGGCCCGCGCTCGTCTTCCCGCGTGCTGCCGGCCGCCGGCGAGTTGCTGGCCGAAGCCGGCATTGCCCTGTCGGACTGCGCCGCCATCGCCTTTGGCGCCGGGCCGGGTTCCTTCACGGGCTTGCGCACCGCCTGCGGCGTGGCCCAGGGCCTGGCCTTTGGCGCCGATCTGCCCGTGATTCCCGTCAATTCGCTGATGGCTTGCGCCGAACGCGTGCGCCTGGGCGGGCAAGGGGTGCCGGCGCTGCCGCCCGACGTATCCGTGCTGGTAGCGCTGGACGCACGCATGGACGAAGCCTACGCAGGCGCGTTCCGCTGGGACGGCGCCGCGCAGTCGTGGCAGTCGGCGACCGACATGCAGGTGTGCCCGCCGGAGGCCGTCAGTCTGCCCAGCGGGCCGTTCTGGCTCGCGGGCAGTGCCGCTGCCGTGTTTGGCGAGCGCCTCACGGCCACGGCGCTGGCGCTGCGCAGCGTGCCCGAGGCCTTGCCCGCCGCGCCGGCCTTGGTGTCGATTGCCTTGCGCGCGCTGGCCCGCAATGAAACCGTTGCGCCGTGCGACGCCATGCCGATCTATCTACGCGACAAGGTGGCCCAGACCATCGCCGAGCGCCAGGCCGTGGCGGCGCAGCGCGCGGCGACAGCGGCGGGAGAGCAGCCGTGA